The DNA region CGAGGGACCGGGCCGCACGGATCAATCCGCCGCGGAAAGCACCCGGTTCGGCCACGGCGAGTGGCCGGCGTCGGACATCCGTCTTATGTAGATCTTCTATGGACGGTCCTCTACTCTGCACCTTCACCCGACCGACGCTCTCTTTCTAGCCAGTGAAACGGAGAATCATGGAAGCGAACGAAGGCGACCCGGGCGAACGTGGTGAGGACAAGTCCAATGCCATGGTTCGCTTCTTCCAGGACATGACGGTCAAGGTCGTCCGAGATGGGGTCGGCCCGATCACCGGATCGGTCACCTATGCACAGGACCGGCTCAGCAAGGCCCTCCCGGCCACAGAGGGCTCGATCATCGACTCCGACGGCCAAGCCCTGGACGGTAAGGCGCGGGAAGCAGCAGTCGAGCGGGTGATCGATCGACTGATCATGGAGTCGGTGGCAGCCTCTTCGACGAACGGGTTCGTCACTGGCCTGGGCGGTTTCGTGGCCATGCCCGTCACGATCCCCGCGAACATCGCCGGGTCACTGGTGATCAACGCTCGACTCGTCGGGTCGATCGCGCACCTGCGGGGCTACGACATCTCGGACCCGCACGTCCAGACCATCATCATGCTCACCACGGCAGGCGGGACGCTGGCGAGCAGCCTCCACGGGGTCGGGGTCAAGATCGGAACGAAGCTGACCGCGCAAATGATCAAGGCGATCCCGGTCACTGCCATCCGACAGATCAACGCGCGAGTCGGCTTCGCGCTCCTCGCCAAGTACGGGACGCAGCGGTCCGTGATCACCTTGGCCAAGGGCATCCCGATCGCCGGTGGCCTCGTCGGTGCCGGGGTGGATGCCACCCTGACCGCTCTGGTCGGTAAGGCAGCCAAGGCGAACTTCCCGGCATCCATCTGACGCCACCCCGGTCCTCCGGGGGAGGGCAGTCCGACCAGCGACGGCTGCCGTGCTGACCGCCGGAACCGGAGAGGGCGGAGGGTCCAGGACGGCCGGGCTAGCCCGCTGAGTCGGCCTTGAGCCCGGTCAGGAAACCGGCCCAGGCGGAGGCGTCGAAGGTGAGCATCGGGCCGCTGCGGTCCTTGGTGTCGCGGACATCCACCGCACCGCCACCGAACCGCACCTCGACGCAGTTGGCATTGTTGGAGCTACGGGAGGACTTGAACCAGCCCTCCCCGGAGCTGTACGACGAGGTCACGTCATCTCCTTGGCGATCTGGCGGATCAGGTCGAGCGAGTCTTCCGAGCCTAACGCCCGCTCGCGCGCCTCGGCGAAGGTGACCTGATAGTCGGTGACCCGGGTGGACTGGTCGATGATGTCGATGGAGGTCAGCACCTCCTGCCAGACCAGGTCGGGCAGCCGGGGAGACGGAAACGACAGGATCTGGAAGGAGCCGCCCAGCGCCGGGTGCGCTCCGGCGGCGAAGGGCAGCACGCGGATCTCGAACTGCTCTGGTCGCTCGACCGCCAGCCGCACCAGGTGGTCAAGCTGCTCGCTCATCACGGCCGAGCCGCCGACCTGCTGGCGTAGTGCGCCCTCGCCGAGCAGCGCCGTCATTCGGAGCGGGTTCTCGGTGTGCAGTCGCGCCTGCCTGGCCATCCGCGCCGTCACCCGCCGCTCCACCTCGGTCAGGCGGATGGTCGTCGTCCCTCCGGCGATGACCGCTCGGGCGTACTGCTCGGTCTGCAACAGGCCGTGCACCAGCTCGTTGTCGTAGAAGCGGATGTGCTCGGCACCGGCCTCGTAGCCGAGGAAGCGGATGAACTCGGCCGGAAAGAGCTGGCCGTACTCGTGCCACCACGCGCGTCGACTGGCGCCCAGGCGCAGCTCCTCCAGCTCGGCCGCCTCCTCCGGCTCCAGTTCGTAGACCTCGATGATCCGAGCGAGGCGGGAGGCAGGGAGCTTCACCCGTCCCGACTCCACTCCCGAGACGTACGCCTGGATGATGCCGATGGCGCGACCAGCCGCCGCTGCGGTCAGACCGACCTCCTCGCGGCGCTGGCGTAGCCGCATTCCCAGCTCCCACGCCTGCACGACCGGCGACTGTCCTGGCTGGACCGGCGACTGACGCACACCCGAGGGCCTTGCGGACGGCACGGACATCTACGACCTCCCACTCCGACGAGGATGGCTCCCAGTATTCTCGTCGTGACACTTGATATCAAGCTTTGTCAGGTGCATCCTCATCTAAGTTTCGGACAACGAGTGGGAGGAGGCGGCATGTCGAGTGCGGTCATGTGGATATCCCGGGAGCCGGAGGTGCGGTACGCCCTGTCGCTCTGCCGGGTGGTCGACCCGGGCACCCGCGACGAGCGGTACGACCTGCTCGGAATCATCCAGGTGCCGGCCGGTGAGCGTGATCCCGACACGCTGCGCGACCAGCTCCGGCGGTGGGCGCTGGCCACCCTGGCGACCGGCGGCTACGGCTTCGGGCGCTACTACGCGAGCTACTCCACCCTCGACGAGGACGACGAACCCCACAGATCCATCGCGGACGACGACATCAACTGGTCCGGCACCCAACTCCTGGTCCCCGCCGAACCACCGACTGATGACTGAGCCGTCGATGACAGCGACGATCGAGCGGGCCGCCCTGGTGGCCCTCCTCCGCCGTCCCCAGGCTCGCTGGTCGGAGACGGCCCTGGACATCCAGGAGAACGGCAGCGCCAAGGCCGTCCTCGACCGCACAGTCGGCCAATCTGACACCCTCTTCCCAGACACGGATTCGACGGCCAAACTGGTCGACGCTGCCGCCGCCGAGATCGCCGACTGGCAGCGGGAAGGGGCGTCCACGCCTTCTTCGACGCCACCTATCCCGCCCAACTGCTCGGCATCCGTGAGATGCCACCACTCCTGTTCAGCCGAGGCGACCTACGGGTCTATGACCGGGCGGTCGCCGTCGTCGGCAGCCGCAAGGCAAGCAGGGACGGACTACGCATCGCCCAAGCGGTCGCCACCACCCTGGCGGGACGTGGGGTGACCGTGGTCAGCGGGCTCGCCGCCGGCATCGACACTGCCGCACACACCGCCGCCCTGGAGGCGGGAGGACGCACCGTCGCCGTCATCGGCACCGGAATCCGCCGGCACTACCCCGCAGACAACCAACGCCTCCAGGACCACATCGCCGACGTCGGGTTGGTGATCTCCCAGTTCTGGCCCGATGCCCCGCCGAGCCGCCAGAGTTTCCCCATGCGCAACGCCGTCATGAGCGGATATGCAGTCGCCACTGTTGTCGTTGAGGCAGGCGAGACCAGCGGAGCGCGCATTCAGGCCCGACTCGCCCTCCAGCACGGCCGCCCCGTGGTTCTCACGAATCAGGTCATGCAGTGCGACTGGGCCAAGGCGTTCGCCGAAAAGCCCGGTGTCTACGTCGTCCACGGCACAGCGCAGTTGTTGGAAGCCGTCGATGACATCCTCAATGACCAACCCACCGAAGCTGGCCTGGAGAACTTCCCTGACTTCGCACTCCACTGACCATCGCTGGACCATCATCCGCCGATACGTCGAAGTTCAGCGCGGCTACCTACGCAATCCGCTGCCGGCGTACCCCTGATCTGTCCCACGTGCCGCGGTCTTCGGTGTGAGCGCACCGGTCCGCTGGCGCGGCTCACCTGAACCGCTTCACCGTGCGATACGGCCTGCTCAGCTGGGCCAGGCGCGCAGGAGCAGGTCGCGGGTGTCACCGAGCAACTGCGGCAGGACCTTGGTGCGGCCGATCACCGGCATGAAGTTGGCGTCGCCGCCCCATCGGGGCACGACGTGCTGGTGCAGGTGGGCGGCGATGCCCGCGCCGGCCACCCCGCCCTGGTTCATCCCCAGGTTGAAGCCGTGGGCGTTGCTGACCTTGCGGATCACCCGCATGGCGGTCTGGGTGAAGGAGGCCAACTCGGTGGTCTCCGGCCCGTCCAGGTCGGTGTAGTCGGCCACGTGCCGGTAGGGGCAGACCAGCAGGTGGCCCGGGTTGTACGGGTACAGGTTGAGCACCACGAAGACGTGCTCCCCCCGGGCCACCACCAGGCTCTCCTCCTGGGTTCGGCCGGGGGCCAGGCAGAAGGGGCAGCCGGAGGGCTTCTCGTAGCCCCCCTCGGGCCGGTCCTCACCGGAGATGTAGGTCATCCGGTGGGGGGTCCAGAGCCGGTCCAGCCCGTCTGCCATGTCCCTGTCGGTGTGCTGCTCGTCCGCCCCAGTCACACGGCGATCCTACGTACCGCGTGGGGGCGGTCCGCCACCCGCACCGTGCGGTATCCGGTGACCGCGGCCGGCGATGAGGTCCGTTCGCAGATGGAAACCAGGATTTATTGACGATTACATCGACATCGGTAAAACTTTCAGTCCCCTCACCTCGAAGATCGTCGATTTGGAGTGGCTGTGGAACGACGTACCGTCCGGCACCGTCTGGGGCGTGCCCTCACCGCCTGCGTACTGGCCGCGCTGGCCAGCCTGGCGGCGGTGGCCGCCACCGGCACCCCCGCCCAGGCCGACGCCTGCTACACCTGGGGTCGAGCCCTCTCCTCCGGCATGACCGGGGAGGACGTACGCCAGTTGCAGATCCGGGTCTCCGGCTACCCCGGCTACGGCGCGGTGCTCACCCTGGACGGGGCGTACGGTCCCGCCACCCGGTCGGCGGTGATCCGCTTCCAGCAGGCCTACGGCCTGGCCGCCGACGGGGTGGCCGGTGCGCAGACCTTCAACCAGATCTACGCCCTGCAGGACCCGGACTGCACCCCGGTCAGCTTCAGCTACGCCGAGTGGAACCGGTGCAACAGCGACTGGTCCGGCGGCGCGGTCCCGGCCAGCACGGCACGGTTCAACGCCCTGGTCTCGATGTGGAAGCTCCAGGCGATGCGCCGGGCCATGGGCAACGCCCCGCTCTACTTGAGCAGCGGATTCCGCAGCTACTCCTGCAACAGCGCGGTCGGCGGCGCCGGCAACAGCCGACACCTCTACGGCGACGGGATCGACCTGGTCGGGTCGCACTCCTTCTGCGCGCTGGCCCAGCAGGCCCGCAACCACGGGTTCACCAACATCCTCGGCCCGGGATACCCCGGACACAACGACCACACCCACCTGGGCACCTCGCCCAGCCGGTCCTGGTCGGCACCGAGCTGCGGGATCTGAGGCACCCATGCGACGGCGGCCCCACCGAACGGGGGGCCGCCGTCGCGGCGGGTCAGGCGGCCGAGGGGCCGATGTTGGTGCGGGACTTGACCACGTCCAGGACGTGGGTCACCGCCTCGGTCAACGGCACCCCGTTGCGCTGCGAGCCGTCCCGGTAGCGGAAGGAGACCGTGCCGGCGGCCACGTCGTCGTCCCCGGCGATCACCATGAAGGGGATCTTCTGCTGCTGGGCGGTACGGATCTTCTTCTGCATCCGGTCGTCACCGGAGTCCACCTGGGCCCGGATGCCCTCGGCGCGCAGCGCGGCGACGAAGCCGTGCAGGTAGTCCGCGTGGTCGTCCCGGATCGGGATGCCGACCACCTGCACCGGGGCCAGCCAGGCCGGGAAGGCACCGGCGTAGTGCTCGGTGAGCACCCCGAAGAACCGCTCGATCGACCCGAACAGGGCCCGGTGGATCATCACCGGCCGCTGCCGGGTGCCGTCCGCGGCCTGGTACTCCAGACCGAAGCGCTCCGGCAGGTTGAAGTCGACCTGGATGGTGGACATCTGCCAGGTCCGGCCGATGGCGTCCTTGACCTGCACGGAGATCTTCGGGCCGTAGAAGGCCGCTCCGCCCGGGTCCGGCACCAGGGCCAGCCCGGACTCCTCGGCCGCCGAGCGCAGGGCCTCGGTGGCCCGCTCCCAGTTCTCGTCCGTGCCGACCGACTTCTCCGGGTTACGGGTGGACAGCTCCAGGTAGAAGTCGTCCAGGCCGTAGTCGCGCAGCAGTTCCAGCACGAAGGCCAGCAGCGACTTCAGCTCGCCGGCCATCTGCTCCTGGGTGCAGAAGATGTGCGCGTCGTCCTGGGTCAGGCCGCGTACCCGGGTCAGGCCGTGCACCACCCCGGACTTCTCGTACCGGTAGACCGTGCCGAACTCGAACATCCGCAGCGGCAGTTCCCGGTAGGAACGCCCCCGGGAGCGGAAGATCAGGTTGTGCATCGGGCAGTTCATCGGCTTGAGGTAGTAGCTGGCCCCCTCCACCTCCATGGGGGGGAACATGCCGTCGGCGTACCAGTCCAGGTGCCCGGAGACCTCGTACAGGTGGCCCTTGGTGATGTGCGGGGTGTTGACGAACTCGTACCCGGCCTGCTCGTGCTTGAGCCGCGAGTAGTTCTCCATCTCCCGACGGATGATGCCGCCCTTGGGGTGGAAGACCGCCAGGCCGGAGCCCAGCTCGTCCGGGAAGCTGAACAGGTCCAGGTCCGCGCCGAGCTTGCGGTGGTCGCGCCGGGCGGCCTCCTCCAGCAGCTTCAGGTACGCCTTCAGCTCGTCGCGGGTCGGCCAGGCGGTGCCGTACACCCGCTGCAACTGCGGATTCTTCTCACTGCCCCGCCAGTACGCGGCGGCCGAACGCATCAGCTTGAACGCACCGATCAGCCGGGTGTTCGGCAGGTGCGGGCCCCGGCACAGGTCCGACCAGCAGACCTTGTCCTCGGTGGCGGCCAGGTTGTCGTAGATGGTCAGCTCGCCGCCGCCGACCTCCATCACCTCGGAGGAGTCCAGCCCCTCACCCTTGACGTCGATCAGTTCCAGCTTGAACGGCTCGGCGGCCAGCTCGGTCTTGGCCTCGTCCAGACTGTCGAACCGGCGCCGCCGGAACCGCTGCCCGGACTTGATGATCTCCTGCATCCGCTTCTCGAGCTTGGCCAGGTCGTCCGGCTGGAACGGCTTGTCGACCGAGAAGTCGTAGTAGAAGCCGTTGTCGATCGGCGGGCCGATGCCGAGCTTGGCCTCCGGGAAGATGTCCTGCACCGCCTGGGCGAGGACGTGCGCGGTCGAGTGCCGCAGCACGTTCAGCCCGTCCGGGGAGTTGAGGGCGACCGGCTCGACGACGGTGTCCTCGGCCGGGCTCCAGTCCAGGTCGCGCAGCATCCCCTGCGGGTCGCGGACCACCACGATCGCCTTCGGGCCACTGGTGGGCAGTTCGGCGGCGGCCACCGCGTCGGCCGCCGTCGTCCCGGCGGCGACGACGACGGGGTCGGCCACGGCGGGGGTACGGGGTGCGGACACGGGAGACTCCTCGCAGCAGATGTGACGGTAGGTGCCGATCTCGGCTCCCTGTGATGCTATCGGTCGCCCCGCAGGCGAGCGCCGCCGATACCGGCCGGGGCCCGTTGCCCCGGCCGGAACCGGGGCCGGCCGTCGTTGAACCTTTCCGGCCCGGCATCCGAACTACCTGGTGTGACCGGAGTCGGTTCCGGTCCTGGGACAGGGATGGGGACCCGGATGGCGAGGACCTGCGGTGGGAGCCGTCGACGCCGGGGCGGGCCGGTCGCCGTACTGGTCACCGCCCTGGTGCTGCTCTGGCCGACGGCGGCCTGGGCCGACGGGGTGAGCTTCACCCCGACCGAGGCTCAGCAGGGCAACTCCGTGAAGATGGAGTTCACCGTGCCGGACGAACGGCCGGGGGTGCGTACCGAGCGCATCGAGATCCGGATGCCGGTGGACCCGCCGATCGCGGAGGTCTATCCGCTGTCGGTGCCCGGCTGGGCCCCGACCATCACCCCCCGCAGGCTCCAGGTGCCGGTGGTCGGCCTGCACGGCCCGCCCACCGATGTCGTCACGGCCGCCCTGACCTGGACCCGGGCCCCCGGTCCGGCGGAGGCCGGCCCGGCCCGGCTGGCCTTCTCGATGGCTCCCCTGCCCCAGGCCGAGCAGGTGACCTTCGAGCTGATCCAGACGTACGCCGACGGGCTCCAGGTGCACTGGGGTGCCGGGCCCGGTCAGCGTCCGCTGCCGCCGCTGACCCTGACCCCGGGCGACCCGGCCTACCCCGCGCACGGTGGACACGGTGCCGCCCCGACCGCAGGGTCGGCCGCCCCGGGCGACACCGGTCCGAACGCCAACAGTCTGCTCGCCGCCGGCCTGGTCGCCGGTCTGGGTGGCGGCGCGGTGGTGGGCTGGCTGATCAGCCGGCGCCGTCGCGGCGACACCATCGACCGCTCGGTGCTCTCCGAGGACCCGGCGGCACCGGCCGCCGGGCGGGAGCAGCCGGCCCGCGCCGGGCGCTGAGCCGATCCGGGTCAGTCGACCCAGTCGGGTAGCGGTTCGCGGGCCGCCAGCCAGTCGGCGGGAACCCCGCCGGGGGTACCGACGGAGGTGTATCCGGCCACCACCCCGCCGACGATGGCGGCCGTGGTGTCCACGTCCCCGCCCGCCTCGACACAGGCCCGTACCGCCGAGGGGTAGTCCGCCAGGTGGGTGGCGGCCACCCAGAGGGTGAAGGCCACGGTGTCCTGCGCGGTGACCCGGGCACCGTTGCCGAGGGCCGCCACGACCTCGGCCAGGGGACGGCCGAGCAGCCCACCCGCCCGGCGTACCCCCTGGTGCACCTCGGTCGCCGGGTCCAGGGCGGCGGCCACCGCGGCCAGCAGCCGGGCCGGGGCGGGGCGGTCCCCGTCCAGGCGGGCCCGGGCGGCCAACGAGGCGGCCACCGCCACCGCCACCGCACCGGCGATGCCCTCCGGGTGGGCGTGGGTCACCTCGGCGGAGGCCCGCGCCTGGGCGGCGGCCCGGTGGGTGGAGTCGGCGAACCAGGCCCCCAGGGGGGCTACCCGCATCGCCGCGCCGTTGCCGCAGGAGCCCTGCCCGTCGAAGGCGGAGGCGGCGGCGACCGGCCAGGGGGTGCCGGTACGGATCAACCGCAGGATGCGCACCGCACCCGGGCCGTAACCCCGGTACGGTTCGCACCGCTGGGCGAAGTCGACCGCCAGGGTGTCCCGGTCGATGGTGCCGGCCTGGGCCAGTGCCGTCAGTACCGAGCAGGCCATCTCGGTGTCGTCGGTCCACTGCCAGGGCGGCGGCGGGAGCAGACCGGCCGCCAGGTCCCCGGGGGCCCGGCCGGGTACGAAGAACTGGGAGCCCAGGGCGTCGCCGACCGACAGGCCGGCGAGACTGTCCCGGGCCAGCATCAGTCGGGTGTCCGGGTAGAGGGTGAAGGTCATCGTTGGACCAGCTTGGCGGGTTCCGGGGTGGGCCGCAACAACGCCCGGTGCGTCGCGCCGAGTACCGTGCTGGGGTGGCCACCGTCCTCCTGGTCGAAGACGATCACGTCGTACGCGGCGCGATGCTTCGTTCCCTCACCGATCGGGGCCACGCGGTGCACGCGGTGGGCACCGCCCTGGACGCCCTGCGTCGGGTCGCCGCGGAGGCACCTGACCTCGTCGTGCTGGATCTGGGGCTGCCGGATCTGGACGGCTCGGACGCCCTGCGGATGTTGCGCGGCATCACGGACGTGCCGGTCATCATCGCCACCGCCCGCGACGACGAGCAGTCCGTGGTGCGGCTGTTGCGCGCCGGGGCGGACGACTACATGGTCAAGCCCTTCACCGGGGCCCACCTGGACGCCCGGATCACCAGCGTGCTGCGCCGGGTGGGGCGGGCCAGTCGGGCGGAGCAGCCGGTGGTGCTGACCGTCGGTGGCCTGCGGGTTGACCTCGGCGAACGCAGCGCGCAGCTGGACGGGGTGGCCCTGGCGCTGACCCGAAAGGAATTCGACCTGCTGGCGTATCTCGCCGCCCGCCCGGGCCGGGTAGTGTCCCGGCGGGAGCTCTTGGAGGAGGTATGGCGGCAGCCATCGGTCGGCGAGGATCAGACAATCGACGTTCACCTGTACTGGCTACGGCGCA from Micromonospora sp. NBC_01739 includes:
- a CDS encoding EcsC family protein; translated protein: MEANEGDPGERGEDKSNAMVRFFQDMTVKVVRDGVGPITGSVTYAQDRLSKALPATEGSIIDSDGQALDGKAREAAVERVIDRLIMESVAASSTNGFVTGLGGFVAMPVTIPANIAGSLVINARLVGSIAHLRGYDISDPHVQTIIMLTTAGGTLASSLHGVGVKIGTKLTAQMIKAIPVTAIRQINARVGFALLAKYGTQRSVITLAKGIPIAGGLVGAGVDATLTALVGKAAKANFPASI
- a CDS encoding DUF397 domain-containing protein gives rise to the protein MTSSYSSGEGWFKSSRSSNNANCVEVRFGGGAVDVRDTKDRSGPMLTFDASAWAGFLTGLKADSAG
- a CDS encoding DUF5753 domain-containing protein; its protein translation is MQAWELGMRLRQRREEVGLTAAAAGRAIGIIQAYVSGVESGRVKLPASRLARIIEVYELEPEEAAELEELRLGASRRAWWHEYGQLFPAEFIRFLGYEAGAEHIRFYDNELVHGLLQTEQYARAVIAGGTTTIRLTEVERRVTARMARQARLHTENPLRMTALLGEGALRQQVGGSAVMSEQLDHLVRLAVERPEQFEIRVLPFAAGAHPALGGSFQILSFPSPRLPDLVWQEVLTSIDIIDQSTRVTDYQVTFAEARERALGSEDSLDLIRQIAKEMT
- a CDS encoding DNA-processing protein DprA, giving the protein MPPLLFSRGDLRVYDRAVAVVGSRKASRDGLRIAQAVATTLAGRGVTVVSGLAAGIDTAAHTAALEAGGRTVAVIGTGIRRHYPADNQRLQDHIADVGLVISQFWPDAPPSRQSFPMRNAVMSGYAVATVVVEAGETSGARIQARLALQHGRPVVLTNQVMQCDWAKAFAEKPGVYVVHGTAQLLEAVDDILNDQPTEAGLENFPDFALH
- a CDS encoding HIT family protein, encoding MADGLDRLWTPHRMTYISGEDRPEGGYEKPSGCPFCLAPGRTQEESLVVARGEHVFVVLNLYPYNPGHLLVCPYRHVADYTDLDGPETTELASFTQTAMRVIRKVSNAHGFNLGMNQGGVAGAGIAAHLHQHVVPRWGGDANFMPVIGRTKVLPQLLGDTRDLLLRAWPS
- a CDS encoding D-Ala-D-Ala carboxypeptidase family metallohydrolase, which encodes MERRTVRHRLGRALTACVLAALASLAAVAATGTPAQADACYTWGRALSSGMTGEDVRQLQIRVSGYPGYGAVLTLDGAYGPATRSAVIRFQQAYGLAADGVAGAQTFNQIYALQDPDCTPVSFSYAEWNRCNSDWSGGAVPASTARFNALVSMWKLQAMRRAMGNAPLYLSSGFRSYSCNSAVGGAGNSRHLYGDGIDLVGSHSFCALAQQARNHGFTNILGPGYPGHNDHTHLGTSPSRSWSAPSCGI
- the thrS gene encoding threonine--tRNA ligase, yielding MSAPRTPAVADPVVVAAGTTAADAVAAAELPTSGPKAIVVVRDPQGMLRDLDWSPAEDTVVEPVALNSPDGLNVLRHSTAHVLAQAVQDIFPEAKLGIGPPIDNGFYYDFSVDKPFQPDDLAKLEKRMQEIIKSGQRFRRRRFDSLDEAKTELAAEPFKLELIDVKGEGLDSSEVMEVGGGELTIYDNLAATEDKVCWSDLCRGPHLPNTRLIGAFKLMRSAAAYWRGSEKNPQLQRVYGTAWPTRDELKAYLKLLEEAARRDHRKLGADLDLFSFPDELGSGLAVFHPKGGIIRREMENYSRLKHEQAGYEFVNTPHITKGHLYEVSGHLDWYADGMFPPMEVEGASYYLKPMNCPMHNLIFRSRGRSYRELPLRMFEFGTVYRYEKSGVVHGLTRVRGLTQDDAHIFCTQEQMAGELKSLLAFVLELLRDYGLDDFYLELSTRNPEKSVGTDENWERATEALRSAAEESGLALVPDPGGAAFYGPKISVQVKDAIGRTWQMSTIQVDFNLPERFGLEYQAADGTRQRPVMIHRALFGSIERFFGVLTEHYAGAFPAWLAPVQVVGIPIRDDHADYLHGFVAALRAEGIRAQVDSGDDRMQKKIRTAQQQKIPFMVIAGDDDVAAGTVSFRYRDGSQRNGVPLTEAVTHVLDVVKSRTNIGPSAA
- a CDS encoding DUF1775 domain-containing protein, translating into MARTCGGSRRRRGGPVAVLVTALVLLWPTAAWADGVSFTPTEAQQGNSVKMEFTVPDERPGVRTERIEIRMPVDPPIAEVYPLSVPGWAPTITPRRLQVPVVGLHGPPTDVVTAALTWTRAPGPAEAGPARLAFSMAPLPQAEQVTFELIQTYADGLQVHWGAGPGQRPLPPLTLTPGDPAYPAHGGHGAAPTAGSAAPGDTGPNANSLLAAGLVAGLGGGAVVGWLISRRRRGDTIDRSVLSEDPAAPAAGREQPARAGR
- a CDS encoding ADP-ribosylglycohydrolase family protein — encoded protein: MTFTLYPDTRLMLARDSLAGLSVGDALGSQFFVPGRAPGDLAAGLLPPPPWQWTDDTEMACSVLTALAQAGTIDRDTLAVDFAQRCEPYRGYGPGAVRILRLIRTGTPWPVAAASAFDGQGSCGNGAAMRVAPLGAWFADSTHRAAAQARASAEVTHAHPEGIAGAVAVAVAASLAARARLDGDRPAPARLLAAVAAALDPATEVHQGVRRAGGLLGRPLAEVVAALGNGARVTAQDTVAFTLWVAATHLADYPSAVRACVEAGGDVDTTAAIVGGVVAGYTSVGTPGGVPADWLAAREPLPDWVD
- a CDS encoding response regulator transcription factor, coding for MATVLLVEDDHVVRGAMLRSLTDRGHAVHAVGTALDALRRVAAEAPDLVVLDLGLPDLDGSDALRMLRGITDVPVIIATARDDEQSVVRLLRAGADDYMVKPFTGAHLDARITSVLRRVGRASRAEQPVVLTVGGLRVDLGERSAQLDGVALALTRKEFDLLAYLAARPGRVVSRRELLEEVWRQPSVGEDQTIDVHLYWLRRKMGESAARPRYLRTVRGVGFRLVTPD